One Brassica oleracea var. oleracea cultivar TO1000 chromosome C7, BOL, whole genome shotgun sequence genomic window carries:
- the LOC106306940 gene encoding dolichyl-diphosphooligosaccharide--protein glycosyltransferase subunit 2-like, producing the protein MMARCLARFLVSLLALAICNAASVSHPISDSHRSAALDVFVPLDGSYKSLEEAYEALKSLEILGIDKKSDLSSGTCENVVKVLASPSSALKDVFYALSVNGILKCKTGEDVPKDIVSKLQAGAKDAKLLLDFYYSIRGLVLVKEQFSGTDLTLGDAEAIFRSVKALSQSDGRWRYSSNNAESSTFAAGLAFETLAGVISLAPSEIDQSLIQTVKTGILKLFDSIQKYDDGTFYFDGSEGPISTTASVIRGLTSFAASESTGLNLPGDKIVGLAKFFLGVGIPGDAKDFFNQIDALACLEDNRFSVPLILSLPSTVISLTKKEPLKVKVSTVLGSKAPALSVKLAEALNSKGSSVINNQELKFDADSATYFLDSFPKNFDVGKYTFVFEILLDESANEKGYITEAQTKVPIAATGAIGIENAEIAVLDSDVGSIESQKKLDLTKDGVVSLSANHLQKLRLSFQLTTPLGLVFKPHQAFLKLKHESQVEHIFLVKTYGKKAELVLDFLGLVEKLYYLSGKYEIQLTIGDASMENSLLSNIGHIELDLPERPEKAPLPPLHPTDPYSRYGPKSEISHIFRVPEKLPAKQLSLIFLGLIVLPFIAFLIGLTRLGVNIKSFPSSVGAATSALLFHGGIGAVLLLYVLFWLKLDLFTTLKALSLLGVFLLFVGHRTLSNLAAASNKLKSA; encoded by the exons ATGATGGCCCGATGTCTAGCACGGTTCCTAGTTTCTCTACTCGCCTTAGCAATTTGCAATGCTGCTTCGGTTTCTCATCCCATTTCAGACTCTCACCGATCCGCTGCTCTCGATGTCTTCGTGCCACTCGATGGATCCTACAAAAG CTTGGAGGAGGCGTATGAAGCATTGAAGAGTTTGGAGATTCTTGGAATCGATAAGAAGTCTGATCTAAGCTCGGGGACTTGTGAGAATGTGGTTAAAGTTCTTGCGTCGCCTTCTTCTGCTCTGAAGGATGTGTTCTATGCTTTGAGCGTTAATGGGATTCTTAAATGCAAAACTGGAGAAGATGTTCCGAAG GATATTGTCTCTAAACTTCAAGCTGGCGCTAAAGATGCCAAGTTATTGCTTGACTTCTACTATTCTATCAGAGGCTTGGTGCTTGTTAAG GAGCAATTTTCTGGAACTGATCTAACTCTGGGAGATGCCGAAGCTATTTTCCGTTCCGTAAAG GCTCTCAGCCAGAGTGATGGAAGATGGCGCTACAGCTCCAACAATGCGGAATCAAGCACCTTTGCTGCTG GCTTAGCCTTCGAAACTCTTGCTGGGGTGATTTCATTAGCACCTTCAGAGATTGACCAGTCATTG ATCCAGACAGTGAAGACGGGTATCCTGAAGCTTTTTGACAGTATCCAAAAATATG ACGATGGGACATTTTACTTCGATGGAAGTGAAGGCCCGATCTCAACAACTGCATCAGTAATTAGGGGGCTCACGTCATTTGCAGCTTCAGAGTCCACAGGATTGAAT CTTCCAGGTGATAAGATAGTTGGGTTGGCCAAGTTCTTTCTTGGTGTTGGAATTCCTGGTGATGCTAAAGATTTCTTCAACCAAATAGATGCACTAGCTTGTTTGGAAGACAACAG GTTCTCTGTTCCACTCATCTTGTCTCTTCCATCAACTGTAATTTCATTGACAAAGAAAGAGCCTCTGAAG GTTAAAGTTAGCACTGTACTCGGTTCTAAGGCACCAGCTCTTAGTGTGAAGCTCGCAGAAGCTCTAAATTCAAAGGGTTCTTCTGTAATTAACAACCAG GAGCTGAAGTTTGATGCGGACAGTGCAACGTACTTCTTGGACTCCTTTCCCAAGAACTTTGATGTTGGAAAGTATACTTTTGTCTTTGAG ATTTTGCTCGATGAGTCGGCAAATGAAAAAGGTTACATAACCGAAGCTCAAACAAAAGTGCCTATAGCCGCCACAGGAGCTATTGGCATTGAGAACGCAGAAATTGCGGTACTTGACAGTGACGTTGGGAGCATTGAATCTCAGAAGAA GCTAGATTTAACTAAAGATGGAGTAGTATCATTATCAGCGAACCATCTTCAAAAGCTACGCCTGTCATTCCAGTTAACTACTCCACTTGGCCTTGTGTTTAAGCCACACCAG GCATTTCTCAAACTGAAACATGAGTCACAGGTCGAGCATATCTTTCTCGTGAAAACTTATGGAAAGAAGGCTGAATTAGTTCTA GATTTTCTTGGATTGGTTGAGAAGCTCTACTACCTCTCTGGTAAATATGAGATCCAGCTAACTATTGGAGATGCTTCTATG GAGAACTCTCTATTGAGTAATATTGGCCACATCGAACTAGACCTACCAGAACGTCCAGAGAAGGCGCCTCTTCCTCCTCTACATCCTACTGACCCTTACTCAAGATATGGGCCAAAATCTGAGATATCACACATCTTCCGTGTTCCTGAAAAGCTTCCCGCGAAGCAGCTTTCATTAATTTTCTTGGGTCTTATAGTTCTCCCATTCATCGCCTTCCTGATCGGG CTGACACGGTTGGGGGTGAACATAAAGAGCTTCCCATCATCGGTTGGAGCGGCAACATCCGCTTTGCTTTTCCACGGTGGAATTGGAGCTGTTCTGCTTCTATACGTGCTATTCTGGTTGAAG TTGGATCTGTTCACGACTCTAAAGGCACTATCTTTGTTGGGAGTGTTTCTGTTGTTCGTTGGACACAGAACACTCTCTAACCTCGCAGCAGCATCGAACAAGTTGAAATCTGCTTGA
- the LOC106301490 gene encoding ADP-ribosylation factor GTPase-activating protein AGD12-like isoform X1 has protein sequence MFFLFPFIFFPSILCEFGSLFFRRAMSYSAAGFGKPGSGKRRIRELLTQSDNRFCADCGAPDPKWASANIGVFICLKCCGVHRSLGTHISKVLSVTLDEWSDEEVDSMIEIGGNGSANSIYEAFLPHGFSKPGPDATHDQRLRFIRSKYEHQEFLKPSLRITSVKAPSTKSSSSYLSSSLSKKFMDSFRTNPSSQQPQLEGMVEFIGLLKVTLKKGTNLAVRDMMTSDPYVKLTLGQQTVQSTVKKSNLNPVWNEELMLSVPHDYGSVKLQVFDYDTFSADDIMGEAGIDIQPLITSAMAFGDPEMFGDMQIGKWLKSHDNALIEDSIINISDGKVKQEVHIKLQNVESGELELEVEWLSLES, from the exons ATGTTCTTCTTATTCCCTTTCATCTTTTTTCCATCGATTTTGTGTGAGTTTGGTTCTCT CTTTTTTAGAAGAGCAATGAGTTATTCTGCAGCTGGATTTGGAAAGCCTGGCTCAG GTAAAAGGAGAATAAGGGAGCTCTTAACTCAATCCGATAACCGATTCTGCGCTGATTGTGGTGCCCCTGATCCTAAGTGGGC GTCAGCAAATATCGGAGTCTTCATATGCTTAAAATGTTGCGGTGTCCACAGAAGCCTTGGCACTCATATCTCAAAG GTCTTATCCGTGACATTAGATGAGTGGTCAGATGAAGAAGTCGATTCCATGATCGAAATTGGAGGCAATGGCTCTGCCAATTCAATCTACGAGGCATTTCTACCTCATGGTTTCTCTAAGCCTGGACCTGATGCTACTCATGACCAACGTCTGAGGTTTATCAG ATCAAAATATGAGCACCAAGAGTTTCTGAAACCAAGCTTGCGGATCACATCCGTGAAGGCCCCTAGTACAAAGAGTTCATCATCATATCTTTCATCAAGCCTATCTAAAAAGTTTATGGACAGCTTTCGTACAAACCCATCATCACAGCAGCCG CAACTTGAAGGCATGGTTGAGTTCATTGGATTGTTGAAAGTTACTCTCAAGAAAGGTACCAATTTAGCTGTCCGAGATATGATGACAAGTGATCCCTATGTTAAGTTGACTTTAGGACAACAG ACTGTACAATCAACTGTAAAGAAGAGCAACTTAAACCCGGTCTGGAACGAGGAACTCATGCTCTCTGTCCCTCATGACTATGGCTCAGTGAAGTTG CAAGTGTTTGATTATGACACATTTTCTGCTGATGACATAATGGGAGAAGCTGGGATTGATATCCAACCTCTGATTACATCTGCCATGGCTTTTGGAGACCCTGAGATGTTTGGAGATATGCAGATTGGGAAATGGCTGAAGTCGCACGACAATGCTCTTATAGAGGATAGCATCATCAACATTTCAGATGGGAAAGTGAAACAAGAGGTTCATATCAAGCTTCAGAATGTTGAGTCTGGTGAATTAGAACTAGAAGTGGAGTGGTTGTCTCTTGAGTCTTGA
- the LOC106301490 gene encoding ADP-ribosylation factor GTPase-activating protein AGD12-like isoform X2: MSYSAAGFGKPGSGKRRIRELLTQSDNRFCADCGAPDPKWASANIGVFICLKCCGVHRSLGTHISKVLSVTLDEWSDEEVDSMIEIGGNGSANSIYEAFLPHGFSKPGPDATHDQRLRFIRSKYEHQEFLKPSLRITSVKAPSTKSSSSYLSSSLSKKFMDSFRTNPSSQQPQLEGMVEFIGLLKVTLKKGTNLAVRDMMTSDPYVKLTLGQQTVQSTVKKSNLNPVWNEELMLSVPHDYGSVKLQVFDYDTFSADDIMGEAGIDIQPLITSAMAFGDPEMFGDMQIGKWLKSHDNALIEDSIINISDGKVKQEVHIKLQNVESGELELEVEWLSLES; the protein is encoded by the exons ATGAGTTATTCTGCAGCTGGATTTGGAAAGCCTGGCTCAG GTAAAAGGAGAATAAGGGAGCTCTTAACTCAATCCGATAACCGATTCTGCGCTGATTGTGGTGCCCCTGATCCTAAGTGGGC GTCAGCAAATATCGGAGTCTTCATATGCTTAAAATGTTGCGGTGTCCACAGAAGCCTTGGCACTCATATCTCAAAG GTCTTATCCGTGACATTAGATGAGTGGTCAGATGAAGAAGTCGATTCCATGATCGAAATTGGAGGCAATGGCTCTGCCAATTCAATCTACGAGGCATTTCTACCTCATGGTTTCTCTAAGCCTGGACCTGATGCTACTCATGACCAACGTCTGAGGTTTATCAG ATCAAAATATGAGCACCAAGAGTTTCTGAAACCAAGCTTGCGGATCACATCCGTGAAGGCCCCTAGTACAAAGAGTTCATCATCATATCTTTCATCAAGCCTATCTAAAAAGTTTATGGACAGCTTTCGTACAAACCCATCATCACAGCAGCCG CAACTTGAAGGCATGGTTGAGTTCATTGGATTGTTGAAAGTTACTCTCAAGAAAGGTACCAATTTAGCTGTCCGAGATATGATGACAAGTGATCCCTATGTTAAGTTGACTTTAGGACAACAG ACTGTACAATCAACTGTAAAGAAGAGCAACTTAAACCCGGTCTGGAACGAGGAACTCATGCTCTCTGTCCCTCATGACTATGGCTCAGTGAAGTTG CAAGTGTTTGATTATGACACATTTTCTGCTGATGACATAATGGGAGAAGCTGGGATTGATATCCAACCTCTGATTACATCTGCCATGGCTTTTGGAGACCCTGAGATGTTTGGAGATATGCAGATTGGGAAATGGCTGAAGTCGCACGACAATGCTCTTATAGAGGATAGCATCATCAACATTTCAGATGGGAAAGTGAAACAAGAGGTTCATATCAAGCTTCAGAATGTTGAGTCTGGTGAATTAGAACTAGAAGTGGAGTGGTTGTCTCTTGAGTCTTGA
- the LOC106304210 gene encoding COX assembly mitochondrial protein 2 homolog has product MHPPLTPHRHPMCVEIIEEFQKCHLDHPIGKFFGDCTELKVKLLHCFRQEKAVKRKVNFEQSKKLQERLKAIRKDENAET; this is encoded by the exons ATGCATCCACCACTGACACCACACAGACATCCAATGTGTGTGGAG ATAATTGAGGAATTCCAAAAGTGTCATTTAGATCATCCCATTGGAAAGTTCTTCGGAGACTGTACAGAGCTGAAAGTAAAGCTTCTTCATTGTTTCCGCCAAGAG AAAGCTGTGAAGCGGAAGGTAAATTTCGAACAAAGCAAGAAACTTCAAGAAAGACTTAAAGCTATAAGGAAAGACGAAAATGCAGAGACTTGA